From the Elusimicrobiota bacterium genome, one window contains:
- a CDS encoding MotA/TolQ/ExbB proton channel family protein, translating into MGMDLTTSIGLFGVLIMLTLGLVSGELGGIFLNWHGIGIVFGGTAIAMLVNTPARYIRETIGSVLNLIRKDPYGDPSELVPILVRLAEQVQARGLGALRGVDEKTGGGFLFQAATTAMEYNNADFVRRVLETEVNNKVDRYNEVINVVRTAGVLSPMFGLIGTLIGIVRVLKQISDPDKVGPAMAVAITTAFYGILLANMVCVPVAGKMRFRLWEEIKVKAMIIEGVVGMMQGTVPLVLERRLQAFR; encoded by the coding sequence ATGGGAATGGACCTGACCACCAGCATCGGCCTCTTCGGAGTGCTCATCATGCTGACCCTCGGGCTCGTCTCCGGCGAGCTGGGCGGCATCTTCCTCAACTGGCACGGCATCGGCATCGTCTTCGGCGGCACCGCCATCGCGATGCTCGTGAACACCCCCGCGCGCTACATCCGCGAGACCATCGGCTCGGTGCTCAACCTCATCCGCAAAGACCCCTATGGCGACCCCTCCGAGCTCGTCCCCATCCTCGTGCGCCTGGCCGAGCAGGTGCAGGCGCGCGGGCTCGGCGCCCTGCGCGGCGTCGACGAGAAGACCGGGGGCGGCTTCCTCTTCCAGGCGGCGACCACCGCGATGGAGTACAACAACGCCGACTTCGTGCGCCGCGTGCTGGAGACCGAGGTCAACAACAAGGTCGACCGCTACAACGAGGTCATCAACGTCGTGCGGACGGCCGGCGTCCTTTCCCCGATGTTCGGCCTCATCGGAACCCTCATCGGCATCGTGCGCGTGCTCAAGCAGATCTCCGACCCCGACAAGGTCGGCCCCGCCATGGCCGTCGCCATCACCACGGCCTTCTACGGCATCCTGCTGGCCAACATGGTCTGCGTGCCCGTGGCCGGAAAGATGCGCTTCCGGCTCTGGGAGGAGATCAAGGTCAAGGCGATGATCATCGAGGGCGTCGTGGGCATGATGCAGGGCACGGTGCCGCTCGTGCTCGAGCGCCGCCTGCAGGCGTTCCGCTAG
- the atpF gene encoding F0F1 ATP synthase subunit B — MDTLLNPDPGLYIWTVVSFLILVGLLKAFAWGPLLKAVEEREERLRAERESAEAARRDAERIRSELAAQLAGHEARQKQALAEALREGEALRSRLKDDGEAEARRIVEKARGQLEEEKARLIGELRREVAALSVLAAERLVRKSVDKDVQKRVLDEFLGEVGGLGGRKG; from the coding sequence ATGGATACGCTGCTCAACCCGGACCCCGGGCTCTACATCTGGACGGTCGTCAGCTTCCTCATCCTCGTGGGGCTGCTGAAGGCCTTCGCCTGGGGGCCGCTGCTGAAGGCCGTCGAGGAGCGCGAGGAGCGCCTGCGCGCCGAGCGCGAATCCGCGGAGGCCGCGCGCCGGGACGCCGAGCGCATCCGTTCGGAACTCGCGGCCCAGCTCGCGGGACACGAGGCGCGCCAGAAGCAGGCGCTGGCCGAGGCCCTGCGCGAGGGCGAGGCCCTGCGCTCCCGCCTCAAGGACGACGGCGAGGCCGAGGCGCGGCGCATCGTCGAGAAGGCGCGCGGACAGCTCGAAGAGGAGAAGGCGCGGCTCATCGGCGAGCTGCGCCGCGAGGTCGCCGCGCTCTCCGTGCTCGCCGCCGAGCGTCTCGTGCGCAAGAGCGTCGACAAAGACGTGCAGAAGCGCGTCCTCGACGAGTTCCTCGGCGAGGTCGGCGGGCTCGGAGGACGCAAGGGATGA
- a CDS encoding OmpA family protein has protein sequence MAVYRFRKEELEAHLNRGALWAVVYGDLMSYLMILFLIMLSYTLAKKVNPEKHQVEESMMQIQRVFGGKVDPALQERALQRDKEFFASQRLQEQAQKEGTAGSMNVIATEKRVRIELKEGVLFDSGSAELKESAVPILKSIATEMVDLKNEIRVEGHTDNVPIHRGKYKSNWELSMARAYAVLKVLQEAGVSPERLSGIGYGEYRPMAANDSLENKAKNRRIEISLLRAE, from the coding sequence ATGGCCGTCTACCGATTCCGCAAAGAGGAGCTCGAGGCGCACCTCAACCGAGGAGCGCTCTGGGCCGTCGTCTACGGCGACCTCATGAGCTACCTCATGATCCTCTTCCTCATCATGCTTTCCTACACCCTCGCCAAGAAGGTGAACCCCGAGAAGCACCAGGTCGAGGAGTCGATGATGCAGATCCAGCGCGTCTTCGGCGGCAAGGTCGACCCCGCGCTCCAGGAGCGCGCGCTCCAGCGCGACAAGGAGTTCTTCGCCTCTCAGCGCCTGCAGGAGCAGGCGCAGAAGGAGGGGACGGCCGGGAGCATGAACGTCATCGCCACCGAGAAGCGCGTGCGCATCGAGCTCAAGGAAGGCGTTCTTTTCGATTCCGGGAGCGCGGAACTCAAGGAGAGCGCGGTCCCGATCCTCAAGTCCATCGCCACCGAGATGGTCGATCTCAAGAACGAGATCCGCGTCGAAGGCCATACCGACAACGTCCCCATCCACCGCGGGAAGTACAAGTCCAACTGGGAGCTCTCGATGGCGCGCGCCTACGCCGTCCTCAAGGTCCTGCAGGAGGCGGGGGTGTCGCCCGAGCGGCTCTCGGGCATCGGCTATGGCGAGTACCGCCCCATGGCCGCCAACGACTCGCTCGAGAACAAGGCCAAGAACCGGCGCATCGAGATCTCGCTGCTCCGCGCCGAATAG
- a CDS encoding peptidylprolyl isomerase — MPRARARHILVESEKACLDLKKQLEGGADFAELAKKHSKCPSGRSGGELGEFGPGEMVPEFDKVVFSAEVGKVQGPVKTEFGYHLLEVTQRAP; from the coding sequence ATGCCCCGCGCCCGCGCCCGCCACATCCTCGTAGAGTCGGAGAAAGCCTGCCTCGACCTCAAGAAGCAGCTCGAAGGAGGCGCCGATTTCGCGGAGCTCGCGAAGAAGCACTCCAAGTGTCCCTCCGGCCGCAGCGGGGGAGAGCTGGGGGAGTTCGGCCCAGGCGAGATGGTCCCCGAGTTCGACAAGGTCGTCTTCAGCGCCGAGGTCGGGAAGGTGCAGGGCCCGGTGAAGACCGAGTTCGGCTACCACCTCCTCGAAGTCACCCAGCGCGCGCCCTGA
- the atpE gene encoding ATP synthase F0 subunit C, which translates to MHIGLGYLGVGLAVGLALIGAAAGIGKLGAAALEGTARQPEAQGSLQMMMIIAAALIEGIALFALVIAFLAVSTLNKVASAGAAPAAVEAPAQH; encoded by the coding sequence ATGCACATCGGACTGGGATATCTGGGAGTCGGACTGGCGGTGGGCCTCGCCCTCATCGGCGCGGCGGCCGGCATCGGCAAGCTCGGCGCCGCGGCCCTCGAGGGCACCGCGCGTCAGCCCGAGGCGCAGGGCTCGCTGCAGATGATGATGATCATCGCGGCCGCGCTCATCGAAGGCATCGCGCTCTTCGCGCTGGTCATCGCCTTCCTCGCGGTGAGCACGCTCAACAAGGTCGCCTCGGCGGGCGCCGCTCCGGCCGCGGTCGAAGCGCCGGCGCAGCACTGA
- a CDS encoding winged helix-turn-helix domain-containing protein: protein MKVLLVVRDAAVAERVARALRAEAAAVETRAHVPVPPQPYDLAVLDLAACRDLQAAAAALRLCAPAFVCLAAEKDLYGPALSVALASGASDVVPLTLEGAALARRVLAGRRPSSGELEEGGLRIDVGRRTLRLRYGRGWRRPVELPLYEFELLKLFLESPGIALPRAALLERLWPGGKAEAMNPETLDRHIQRLRRRLGPAARRLRSVRGVGYVLERE, encoded by the coding sequence GTGAAGGTCCTGCTCGTCGTCAGGGACGCCGCGGTCGCGGAGCGGGTCGCTCGCGCTCTGCGCGCGGAGGCCGCGGCCGTGGAGACGCGCGCGCACGTCCCCGTTCCGCCGCAGCCCTACGACCTCGCCGTCCTCGACCTCGCCGCCTGCCGCGACCTCCAGGCCGCCGCCGCGGCGCTGCGACTCTGCGCTCCCGCCTTCGTCTGCCTTGCCGCCGAGAAGGACCTCTACGGGCCGGCGCTGAGCGTCGCGCTCGCCTCCGGCGCCTCGGACGTCGTCCCGCTCACGCTCGAGGGCGCCGCGCTCGCGCGGCGCGTGCTCGCCGGCCGACGGCCTTCGAGCGGGGAGCTCGAGGAGGGGGGACTGCGCATCGACGTGGGGCGGCGCACCCTCCGGCTCCGATACGGCCGGGGCTGGCGGAGGCCCGTGGAGCTGCCGCTCTATGAGTTCGAGCTCCTGAAGCTCTTCCTCGAGAGCCCCGGGATCGCCCTGCCGCGCGCGGCCCTGCTCGAGCGCCTCTGGCCGGGCGGGAAGGCGGAGGCGATGAACCCCGAGACGCTCGACCGGCACATCCAGCGCCTGCGCCGCCGCCTGGGTCCCGCCGCGCGGCGCCTGCGTTCGGTGCGCGGGGTCGGCTATGTCCTTGAAAGGGAGTGA
- a CDS encoding MFS transporter, translating into MEDDRIDKEQLPLKETFKLLFGASRGFWLVNVVNFGDGIAYFGMLNLMTLFLGSMVLHMSDKLTGLSVSMFTGLVTLFMFGGGFISDRIGVRRALTLCLGMLLGGRALLVLSPAFGGAAHAAAWAGLIVMAFGEGVIQPALYAGVKEYTDARTATISYSLLYAIMNLGIMAESFFSPFVRTDAPFLGGVKGLGWGIPGVFWLCIAITALMLVSHLGLFTAKVEREDRDPAAVPKAEGPEKPFGEMLRELPFLDARFMFFIFILLPVRTLFAHQWLTLPDYIMRAYPAAVGAKYEWISGLNPLIIVIFVPLIAALTRRVSVITMMVIGTTLSALTTFLLVPGPNLHALIAYVLLFSLGEAVWSSRFLEYVSEIAPPGRVGAYMGLAGIPWFLAKFTTGLYSGTMLNRFVPQSGPQDTGTMWLIYGAVACLSPLGLIAAGRWLMHRPAKASA; encoded by the coding sequence ATGGAAGACGACCGGATCGATAAGGAGCAGCTGCCGCTCAAGGAGACCTTCAAGCTCCTCTTCGGGGCCTCCCGGGGCTTCTGGCTCGTCAACGTCGTGAACTTCGGGGACGGCATCGCCTACTTCGGGATGCTCAACCTCATGACCCTCTTCCTCGGGAGCATGGTCCTGCACATGAGCGACAAGCTCACCGGGCTGAGCGTCTCGATGTTCACCGGTCTGGTCACGCTCTTCATGTTCGGCGGCGGGTTCATCTCGGACCGGATCGGCGTGCGCCGCGCGCTCACGCTCTGCCTGGGGATGCTCCTCGGCGGCCGGGCGCTTCTCGTGCTCTCTCCCGCGTTCGGCGGCGCCGCGCACGCGGCGGCCTGGGCCGGGCTCATCGTGATGGCTTTCGGCGAGGGCGTGATCCAGCCCGCGCTCTACGCGGGCGTCAAGGAGTACACCGACGCGCGCACCGCGACCATCAGCTACAGCCTCCTCTACGCGATCATGAATCTCGGCATCATGGCCGAGAGCTTCTTCTCTCCTTTCGTGCGCACCGACGCGCCTTTCCTCGGAGGCGTGAAAGGCCTCGGCTGGGGCATCCCGGGGGTCTTCTGGCTCTGCATCGCCATCACCGCGCTGATGCTCGTCTCGCATCTGGGCCTCTTCACCGCGAAGGTGGAGCGCGAGGACCGCGACCCCGCGGCGGTGCCGAAGGCGGAGGGACCCGAGAAACCGTTCGGCGAGATGCTCCGGGAGCTCCCCTTCCTCGACGCGCGCTTCATGTTCTTCATCTTCATCCTGCTGCCCGTGCGCACGCTCTTCGCGCACCAGTGGCTGACCCTGCCCGACTACATCATGCGCGCCTATCCGGCCGCGGTCGGCGCGAAGTACGAGTGGATCAGCGGCCTCAACCCGCTCATCATCGTGATCTTCGTGCCGCTCATCGCCGCCCTCACCCGGCGCGTCAGCGTCATCACGATGATGGTCATCGGCACGACGCTCTCCGCGCTGACGACCTTCCTGCTCGTGCCCGGCCCGAACCTCCACGCCCTCATCGCGTACGTGCTGCTCTTCTCGCTCGGCGAGGCGGTCTGGTCGTCGCGCTTCCTCGAGTACGTCTCCGAGATCGCGCCGCCCGGCCGGGTCGGCGCGTACATGGGGCTGGCCGGCATCCCGTGGTTCCTCGCCAAGTTCACCACCGGGCTCTACTCCGGCACGATGCTCAACCGCTTCGTGCCGCAGAGCGGACCGCAGGATACCGGCACGATGTGGCTCATCTACGGGGCCGTCGCCTGCCTGAGCCCGCTGGGCCTCATCGCGGCCGGGCGCTGGCTCATGCACCGGCCCGCGAAGGCCTCCGCATGA
- the atpH gene encoding ATP synthase F1 subunit delta — MKPGERVLARRYAAAFVAAAARTGVEEQAVAELSAAARGLSGALAGFRHPRRTHAEKRQELGRLAGSVSAVTLRFLELLLEKKRIDLLPASAVEAAIVLDERRGILRGKARTAAPLPPEAAGTLAAGLSRFTGRKVVLETETDEDLIAGASVRAGDWVLDGSLRGRLKRLSENLSKG; from the coding sequence ATGAAGCCGGGCGAGCGGGTCCTTGCGCGCCGCTACGCGGCCGCTTTCGTCGCAGCGGCCGCGCGGACCGGCGTCGAGGAGCAGGCCGTCGCCGAGCTCTCCGCGGCCGCCCGGGGTCTTTCGGGAGCGCTCGCGGGCTTCCGTCATCCTCGGCGCACGCACGCCGAGAAGCGCCAGGAGCTCGGACGCCTGGCGGGGAGCGTCTCGGCGGTGACCCTGCGCTTTCTGGAGCTGCTGCTCGAGAAGAAGCGCATCGACCTGCTGCCGGCGTCGGCCGTCGAGGCCGCGATCGTCCTCGACGAACGCCGCGGGATCCTGCGCGGGAAGGCGCGGACCGCCGCGCCGCTGCCGCCGGAGGCGGCCGGGACCCTGGCCGCGGGCCTCTCCCGCTTCACCGGGCGCAAGGTCGTGCTGGAGACGGAGACGGACGAAGACCTGATCGCCGGCGCCTCGGTGCGCGCGGGAGACTGGGTGCTCGACGGAAGCCTGCGCGGACGCCTGAAGCGGCTGAGCGAGAACTTGAGCAAAGGATAA
- a CDS encoding response regulator, with protein sequence MNAERRPRLLVADDEPDLLLLMKDALEHAGYEVRTAANGEDALAAIREELPDVAILDLWMPRKDGFSVCRELKADPGLRHLPVVILSAAGQRENKVQGLDIGADDFITKPVEMTELFARIRMILRRAREGLDANPLTRLPGNVMIENRISAAVSSGEPFAVLYLDLNGFKAYNDNYGYDAGDRVLKATAALLVGIVRELGGGADFLGHIGGDDFILLTRPDLMEAYCRRVVNEFDQTAPTFYKPEDRERGRITARDRQGRITEYPLLSIAIGVCHNRLRPIASYGQVSRIGSELKKFAKAESGSRYMIDRRKD encoded by the coding sequence GTGAACGCTGAGCGCAGACCTCGGCTGCTGGTGGCCGACGACGAACCCGACCTCCTGCTGCTCATGAAGGACGCGCTCGAGCACGCGGGCTACGAGGTCCGCACCGCGGCGAACGGGGAGGACGCGCTCGCCGCCATCCGGGAGGAGCTCCCGGACGTGGCCATCCTCGACCTCTGGATGCCGCGCAAGGACGGCTTCAGCGTCTGCCGCGAGCTCAAGGCCGACCCCGGCCTGCGCCACCTGCCCGTCGTCATCCTCTCGGCCGCCGGCCAGCGCGAGAACAAGGTCCAAGGCCTCGACATCGGCGCCGACGACTTCATCACCAAGCCGGTGGAGATGACCGAACTCTTCGCCCGCATCCGCATGATCCTGCGGCGCGCCCGGGAAGGCCTCGACGCCAACCCGCTGACGCGCCTGCCCGGCAACGTCATGATCGAGAACCGCATCAGCGCCGCGGTGTCCTCCGGAGAGCCCTTCGCGGTGCTCTATCTCGACCTCAACGGCTTCAAGGCCTACAACGACAACTACGGCTACGACGCCGGCGACCGCGTGCTGAAGGCGACGGCGGCGCTGCTCGTCGGCATCGTCCGGGAACTCGGAGGCGGGGCGGACTTCCTCGGCCACATCGGCGGAGACGATTTCATCCTGCTCACCCGTCCCGACCTCATGGAGGCCTACTGCCGCCGCGTCGTCAACGAGTTCGACCAGACGGCTCCGACCTTCTACAAGCCCGAAGACCGCGAACGCGGCCGCATCACCGCGCGGGACCGGCAGGGACGGATCACGGAATATCCCCTGCTCTCCATCGCCATCGGCGTCTGCCACAACCGCCTGCGCCCCATCGCCTCCTACGGACAGGTCAGCCGGATCGGCTCGGAGCTCAAGAAGTTCGCGAAGGCTGAATCGGGGTCTCGGTATATGATCGATCGGAGAAAAGATTGA
- a CDS encoding AtpZ/AtpI family protein, producing MQTEPAGPNKLPGRGWNALGAGAELAVSALAGCLLGRWADGRFGTGPWLLLTGSLLGIALGLYQFIRQTSPSARGRP from the coding sequence ATGCAAACGGAACCTGCAGGTCCGAACAAGCTCCCCGGGCGCGGCTGGAACGCGCTGGGGGCCGGCGCCGAACTCGCCGTCTCCGCGCTCGCCGGCTGTCTGCTGGGGCGCTGGGCCGACGGACGCTTCGGCACGGGGCCTTGGCTGCTGTTGACGGGCTCGCTGCTGGGGATCGCCCTTGGACTCTATCAGTTCATCCGCCAGACTTCGCCCTCTGCGCGCGGTCGTCCTTAG
- the atpA gene encoding F0F1 ATP synthase subunit alpha, whose product MAIRPEEITGILEKKISGFEGGVAAAEEGFVLQVGDGIARVYGLENAMAGELLELPHGVFGMVLNLEKENIGCVLFGRDEQIREGDPVRRTGRIMEVPVGEALIGRVVNPLGQPIDGKGPIAASGRRTVEVIAPGVCERQPVNVPLQTGLKAVDAMIPIGRGQRELIIGDRQTGKTAIAIDAIINQKDAPNRPICVYVAIGQKQSTVASVVKILEDHGAMDYTLVVCAAASDPAPLLYIAPYAGCAMGEEFLWKGRDVLVIYDDLSKHAQSYRQLSLLLRRPPGREAYPGDVFYLHSRLLERACRLSKEKGGGSLTALPIIETQAGDVSAYIPTNVISITDGQIYLESGLFYSGIRPAVNVGLSVSRVGGAAQVKAMKQVAGSLRIDLAQYNALAAFAQFGSDLDRASQQQLARGQRMVELLKQDQYRPMPASEQVAVLFAGVSGFLDDLPIASVRPFEGALLEELRVRRSDLLRDIAEKGVLDDELKGRLKRACEEFKKGYTP is encoded by the coding sequence ATGGCGATCAGACCGGAAGAGATCACGGGAATCCTCGAGAAGAAGATTTCGGGCTTCGAAGGCGGCGTCGCGGCGGCCGAGGAGGGCTTCGTCCTCCAGGTCGGCGACGGCATCGCGCGAGTCTACGGACTCGAGAACGCGATGGCCGGCGAGCTCCTGGAACTGCCCCACGGCGTGTTCGGGATGGTGCTCAACCTCGAGAAGGAGAACATCGGCTGCGTCCTTTTCGGACGCGACGAGCAGATCCGCGAGGGGGACCCGGTCCGGCGCACCGGCCGCATCATGGAGGTCCCCGTCGGCGAGGCGCTCATCGGCCGCGTCGTCAACCCGCTGGGCCAGCCCATCGACGGGAAGGGGCCCATCGCCGCGAGCGGCCGCCGGACGGTCGAGGTCATCGCCCCCGGCGTCTGCGAGCGTCAGCCGGTCAACGTCCCCCTCCAGACCGGGCTCAAGGCCGTCGACGCCATGATCCCCATCGGACGCGGCCAGCGCGAGCTCATCATCGGCGACCGCCAGACCGGCAAGACGGCCATCGCCATCGACGCGATCATCAACCAGAAGGACGCCCCCAACCGGCCGATCTGCGTCTACGTGGCCATCGGGCAGAAGCAGTCGACCGTCGCCTCCGTCGTGAAGATCCTCGAGGACCACGGGGCGATGGACTACACCCTCGTCGTCTGCGCCGCCGCGTCCGACCCCGCGCCGCTCCTGTACATCGCGCCCTACGCCGGGTGCGCGATGGGCGAGGAGTTCCTCTGGAAGGGCAGGGACGTCCTCGTCATCTACGACGACCTCTCCAAGCACGCGCAGTCCTACCGCCAGCTCTCGCTGCTCCTGCGCCGCCCGCCCGGCCGCGAGGCGTACCCGGGCGACGTCTTCTACCTCCACTCGCGTCTGCTCGAGCGCGCCTGCCGCCTCTCGAAGGAGAAGGGCGGCGGCTCGCTGACCGCGCTCCCCATCATCGAGACGCAGGCCGGCGACGTCTCGGCCTACATCCCGACCAACGTCATCTCCATCACCGACGGGCAGATCTACCTGGAGAGCGGCCTCTTCTACTCGGGCATCCGCCCGGCGGTGAACGTCGGACTCTCGGTCTCGCGCGTGGGGGGCGCCGCGCAGGTGAAGGCGATGAAGCAGGTGGCCGGCTCCCTGCGCATCGACCTCGCGCAGTACAACGCGCTGGCGGCTTTCGCCCAGTTCGGTTCCGACCTCGACAGGGCCTCGCAGCAGCAGCTCGCGCGCGGACAGCGCATGGTCGAGCTCCTCAAGCAGGACCAGTACCGGCCCATGCCGGCCTCCGAACAGGTCGCCGTCCTCTTCGCGGGCGTCTCGGGCTTCCTCGACGACCTGCCGATCGCCTCCGTGCGCCCTTTCGAGGGGGCGCTGCTCGAGGAGCTGCGCGTGCGCCGCAGCGACCTTCTGCGCGACATCGCGGAGAAGGGCGTTCTCGACGACGAGCTCAAGGGCCGCCTCAAGCGGGCCTGCGAGGAGTTCAAAAAGGGGTACACGCCATGA
- the atpB gene encoding F0F1 ATP synthase subunit A, with product MNFEAIVGHHVLDHTILPLFTAGGVRFALTKHLLMLWGAGGLLLLLALLSRGSSRPARLLRGALEATVLFIRDGVVDPVLGHAGRPYLHYFATLFLFILFCNLGGLIPYGATATGNVAVTAALASCTFGLILLAGTRAQGLGGFLVHLVPGGLPWPLIPFMFVIEALGLVTKCFALTIRLFANMIAGHIVALGFFSLIFTFAAAGKWAGLAAAPFSVALVVFVYLLEVLVCTLQAYIFTMLTAVFVSGALHPH from the coding sequence TTGAACTTCGAAGCCATCGTCGGACATCACGTACTCGACCACACGATCCTCCCGCTCTTCACGGCGGGGGGGGTCCGCTTCGCCCTGACCAAGCATCTGCTGATGCTGTGGGGCGCCGGGGGCCTCCTTCTGCTCCTCGCGCTTCTCTCGCGCGGGAGTTCGCGCCCGGCCCGCCTGCTGCGCGGCGCGCTCGAGGCGACCGTGCTCTTCATCCGCGACGGCGTCGTCGACCCGGTGCTCGGGCACGCGGGGCGTCCCTACCTGCACTACTTCGCGACGCTCTTCCTCTTCATCCTCTTCTGCAACCTCGGCGGGCTCATCCCCTACGGGGCGACGGCGACGGGCAACGTCGCGGTGACCGCCGCCCTGGCGAGCTGCACCTTCGGGCTCATCCTGCTGGCCGGCACGCGCGCGCAGGGGCTGGGAGGCTTCCTGGTCCACCTCGTCCCCGGCGGGCTTCCCTGGCCGCTGATCCCCTTCATGTTCGTCATCGAGGCGCTGGGGCTCGTCACGAAGTGCTTCGCGCTCACCATCCGTCTCTTCGCGAACATGATCGCCGGGCACATCGTCGCTCTGGGCTTCTTCTCCCTCATCTTCACCTTCGCCGCGGCGGGCAAGTGGGCCGGCCTCGCCGCCGCGCCGTTCTCGGTCGCGCTCGTGGTCTTCGTGTACCTCCTGGAGGTGCTCGTCTGCACGCTCCAGGCCTACATCTTCACGATGCTGACCGCCGTGTTCGTGAGCGGGGCGCTGCATCCGCACTAG